A single region of the Sulfitobacter geojensis genome encodes:
- the brxC gene encoding BREX system P-loop protein BrxC has product MELRSLYRQDPTARKLVNEGVANVNDGTSSLARDVLRYELETFVCDGQYGSGMAHILDTYLRNIEQAQQPAVWVSGFFGSGKSHMVKMLRALWLDTTFEDGATARGIADLPQDVRDHLKELTVQSRRFGGLHAASGTLGAGASGSVRLALLGVVFRSVGLPEQYPLARFVMWLRKEGIEKQVHAHVEASGYDWDEELANFYVAEGLHAALIEAKPQLFSSSSSMVDALQNTYPNVQDVSNQEMISAIRAAISRENKLPLTLIVLDEVQQFIGTSGDRAIEVQEMVEAVVKDESLGGKLTFVGTGQTAVTGTPTLAKLQGRFTIRIELSDTDVDAVVRQVILAKNAESKPNIEAMMQENIGEISRHLSGTNIGHRQDDVAFFTQDYPILPVRRRFWEAANRVLDASGTDSQLRNQLSLIHKAIRESADQKIGFAVPADFLYFDGADKLLQARILPRKLHEKTMSWIHGSDEQKLTARACGIVFLINKITNSNSEIGIKATIDTIADLLVNDLSTGSSGLRSKLPKLLDACDLIMRVGDEYRIQTEESSAWNDEFLGQKATLANQSHRIEAERDDLIRKKFGALVGRVSLLQGLSKVTREVSAIFDPTLPTDESKRVYVWIRDGWATDDNSVRADARQAGNQSPTVFVFIPRRSADDLRNNILEFKAASATLDKRGAPDTPEGKEARGAMETIRQVADAKINELILEAMSRARVFQGGGNELTGNGLQATVTDGAENSLTRLYPQFAVADNIGWSKVYDNAHKGAPDALKAVGHEGEPEKNAVCKAVLSIIAGGKKGTDIRDHFEGPPFGWSRDAVDGALLALLVSGLIRAEDEQHRACNAKTLERKSIGKATFIVEATTISTPQRIQIRKVLQKGGLAAKQGEELSSIPQFVQNITDVARRAGGEAPKPKTPDLSLVDDIRRASGNEQLLSIYNSRDELTSFIDAWTLQAKEIDARWQSWETLQRLAERANGLPDSDVLRTQVQAIEDQRQLLADPDPMKPLVASFTQMLRDELNRLVAAYKQQHEAGMAKLKADDNWQKLQPDQRNRLLAEQKLTNSDMPEVKVGSGAEVLQTLQTLTLSAFEDRVKSLSSRFNEVQSQAAEMMEPTAKTIHLPSRTLKSEADLEAWLDETRKNLAVALAQGPVIIR; this is encoded by the coding sequence ATGGAACTTCGCTCGCTCTACCGGCAAGACCCAACCGCCCGAAAACTCGTCAACGAGGGTGTCGCAAACGTGAATGATGGCACGTCGTCACTTGCGAGGGACGTGCTGCGGTATGAGCTCGAGACTTTTGTATGTGACGGACAGTATGGCTCCGGCATGGCGCATATCCTTGACACCTATTTGAGAAACATTGAACAGGCGCAGCAGCCTGCTGTTTGGGTCAGCGGCTTCTTCGGGTCTGGTAAATCCCACATGGTGAAGATGCTCCGCGCACTTTGGTTAGACACCACTTTTGAAGACGGTGCGACAGCGCGAGGCATAGCAGACCTGCCCCAAGACGTTCGCGACCACCTAAAGGAACTAACGGTTCAATCTCGTCGATTTGGCGGCCTTCATGCAGCCTCGGGAACGCTCGGTGCTGGTGCCAGCGGTAGCGTTCGCCTTGCCCTGCTTGGAGTTGTGTTTAGATCAGTCGGGTTGCCAGAACAATATCCTCTCGCTCGGTTCGTAATGTGGTTGCGGAAAGAGGGAATAGAGAAACAGGTTCATGCTCACGTAGAAGCCAGTGGGTATGACTGGGATGAAGAACTGGCTAATTTCTATGTGGCGGAAGGTCTCCATGCGGCCCTAATCGAAGCAAAACCACAGCTTTTTTCCTCGTCCAGTTCTATGGTTGACGCTCTTCAAAACACTTATCCGAATGTTCAGGACGTCTCCAATCAGGAAATGATATCCGCTATTCGGGCAGCGATTTCACGCGAAAACAAACTCCCTCTTACGTTGATCGTACTCGACGAAGTTCAGCAGTTTATCGGCACCAGCGGCGATCGAGCTATCGAAGTTCAAGAAATGGTCGAAGCAGTCGTAAAAGACGAAAGCCTCGGCGGTAAGCTCACTTTTGTCGGAACTGGTCAAACTGCGGTCACTGGCACGCCCACCCTTGCAAAGCTTCAGGGTCGCTTCACTATTCGCATCGAGCTTTCAGATACGGACGTAGATGCAGTGGTGAGGCAAGTTATACTTGCCAAGAATGCTGAATCCAAACCCAATATCGAGGCCATGATGCAAGAGAATATTGGTGAGATATCAAGGCATTTGAGTGGAACCAACATTGGCCATCGGCAAGATGACGTCGCTTTCTTTACGCAGGACTACCCCATCCTTCCGGTTCGTCGGCGCTTCTGGGAGGCCGCCAATCGAGTTCTGGATGCGTCGGGTACCGATAGTCAGCTTCGTAACCAACTGAGCCTTATTCATAAGGCGATAAGAGAAAGTGCCGATCAAAAGATTGGGTTCGCGGTCCCAGCAGATTTCCTCTATTTTGACGGTGCAGATAAACTCTTGCAGGCCAGAATTCTGCCGCGAAAGCTGCATGAAAAGACGATGTCTTGGATACATGGAAGTGACGAACAAAAATTAACCGCTCGCGCCTGTGGTATCGTCTTTCTGATAAACAAAATCACAAACAGCAATTCTGAAATTGGTATCAAGGCGACGATTGACACAATTGCGGATTTGCTAGTCAACGACCTTTCAACAGGATCATCTGGGCTTCGGAGCAAGCTACCCAAGCTTCTCGACGCATGCGATCTCATCATGCGTGTTGGCGATGAGTATCGAATACAGACAGAAGAAAGCTCGGCTTGGAACGACGAGTTCCTTGGTCAGAAGGCTACCCTGGCGAACCAATCGCATCGTATCGAAGCAGAACGGGATGACCTTATTCGAAAGAAATTTGGTGCGCTCGTTGGGCGTGTATCGTTGCTTCAAGGCCTCTCCAAAGTGACCCGTGAGGTTAGCGCAATTTTCGATCCGACGCTTCCGACTGATGAAAGTAAGCGGGTTTATGTATGGATCCGTGACGGCTGGGCAACTGACGATAATTCCGTACGCGCAGACGCTCGTCAAGCTGGCAATCAATCCCCTACAGTATTTGTCTTTATCCCACGGCGCTCTGCTGATGATCTGCGAAACAATATCCTCGAATTTAAGGCTGCGAGTGCAACTCTCGATAAGCGTGGCGCTCCAGATACCCCTGAAGGTAAGGAAGCACGCGGCGCGATGGAGACCATCCGTCAGGTTGCTGATGCAAAAATCAACGAGTTGATACTGGAAGCCATGTCCCGCGCGCGCGTATTTCAGGGAGGGGGCAACGAATTGACCGGGAATGGCCTACAGGCAACCGTTACCGATGGGGCTGAAAACTCGCTCACCAGGCTCTACCCGCAGTTTGCAGTCGCGGACAACATAGGCTGGTCGAAAGTATATGATAATGCTCACAAGGGAGCGCCGGACGCTTTGAAAGCGGTCGGTCACGAAGGGGAACCCGAAAAGAACGCAGTTTGCAAAGCCGTTTTATCTATCATCGCCGGTGGAAAGAAAGGAACGGACATCCGTGATCATTTTGAGGGTCCGCCGTTTGGCTGGTCGCGCGATGCGGTCGATGGCGCACTGCTCGCACTTCTTGTGTCCGGATTGATCAGAGCAGAGGACGAACAGCACCGCGCTTGTAATGCGAAGACGTTGGAACGTAAATCGATTGGCAAGGCGACATTCATCGTCGAGGCCACGACCATCTCAACTCCGCAGCGCATTCAAATTCGAAAGGTACTTCAGAAGGGCGGCCTTGCCGCGAAACAGGGTGAGGAACTTTCGTCGATTCCGCAGTTTGTTCAAAACATCACGGATGTCGCCAGACGCGCGGGGGGCGAAGCTCCAAAGCCGAAGACCCCCGACCTGTCATTGGTCGATGATATTAGGCGAGCCTCCGGCAACGAACAGCTCTTGTCCATCTACAACAGCAGGGACGAGCTTACATCCTTTATTGATGCCTGGACCCTACAGGCAAAGGAAATCGACGCTCGCTGGCAGAGCTGGGAGACCCTGCAACGCCTTGCGGAAAGGGCCAACGGCCTGCCTGATTCTGATGTGTTGCGGACGCAGGTTCAAGCGATCGAGGATCAACGTCAATTGCTGGCAGATCCTGATCCAATGAAGCCGCTGGTCGCGAGTTTCACGCAAATGCTTCGTGACGAACTCAATCGTCTCGTAGCGGCTTACAAACAGCAGCACGAGGCTGGAATGGCCAAACTAAAGGCTGACGATAACTGGCAGAAGCTTCAGCCTGATCAACGTAACCGCCTTCTCGCCGAACAGAAACTGACCAACAGTGACATGCCGGAAGTGAAGGTCGGCAGCGGTGCGGAGGTCCTTCAGACGCTGCAGACTTTGACCTTGTCCGCGTTCGAAGACCGCGTGAAATCACTTTCATCCCGCTTCAATGAGGTTCAGTCGCAAGCGGCTGAAATGATGGAGCCGACGGCCAAGACCATCCATCTGCCCAGTCGGACGCTGAAGTCCGAGGCAGACCTCGAAGCCTGGCTCGATGAAACCCGCAAAAACCTTGCAGTAGCCCTTGCTCAGGGCCCCGTGATTATTCGATAG
- a CDS encoding BREX protein BrxB domain-containing protein — translation MSRVKRLVKTYAQFISIPWRDDAAAAQRVVFCVYHETEERALRTKIDEFELASRQAGHDWCLHDLTDTFAEWLASQRYAKSYFENPSLLATIYPRYLEHLALDFERRTSELESPHNSVIAISGVGSLFGFLKVKDVVDRLAPMVSGRLVIFFPGSYEDNNYRLLDGYDGWNYLAVPITADKIF, via the coding sequence ATGAGCCGAGTCAAACGCCTCGTGAAAACCTACGCTCAGTTCATCTCTATACCATGGCGAGATGACGCCGCTGCGGCGCAGCGGGTGGTTTTTTGCGTCTACCATGAGACTGAGGAGCGAGCACTTAGAACCAAAATAGATGAGTTTGAATTGGCATCCAGACAAGCTGGACACGATTGGTGCCTTCACGACCTGACAGACACATTCGCAGAGTGGTTGGCATCACAGCGATATGCAAAATCATATTTCGAAAATCCAAGCCTGTTGGCGACAATATATCCAAGATACTTAGAGCATCTGGCCTTGGATTTTGAGCGCCGCACCTCTGAATTGGAATCGCCCCACAATAGTGTAATTGCTATTTCTGGCGTCGGCAGTTTGTTTGGGTTTCTCAAAGTCAAAGATGTAGTGGATCGCCTGGCCCCAATGGTTTCGGGTAGACTCGTGATTTTCTTCCCAGGCAGTTACGAAGACAATAACTACCGGCTTCTCGACGGCTATGATGGCTGGAATTACCTGGCCGTTCCGATAACAGCCGACAAAATATTTTAA